One window from the genome of Myxococcales bacterium encodes:
- a CDS encoding phosphoesterase, translated as MRRRQALKSMGMLAGSAGLSRYLLGCGDNRPANDRMVVVALMMENRSYDHMMGARSLLEGKPGDGITAGMTNPSASDEVVPLYAPDLTELCVVDPPHGWDSCHAQWNGGLNDGFLREHQARHPGDLSAMQYLARNEQPISWALADGGASCDRWFSSVMGPTWPNRWHWLAGTSHGVKSNAMPQIDGDARTVFHQLGDVGIEARLYYGDVPFFPLLGNGVGSTLDLSSLLRPISEFFADAAAGQLPPVVYIDPPFSFADDHPPHHPMLGQQYIESIYLALANSPHARNFLLVTTYDEHGGFFDHVPPPTTVDDWAAEGFDQLGFRVPGLLAGSYVKPGYLSSVVRDHTSMLRHLSLTFGLGDLTTRAAAAEPLVDCIDVDRWEAHDPLPPLDLPSLNIEDWMIDEVCGNASARRVHDVLRAADAHPELVGRWDKRHERRQIARDIRAQVARLRGRVKQFAVP; from the coding sequence ATGCGACGCCGTCAAGCTCTCAAATCGATGGGTATGTTGGCGGGCTCGGCCGGCCTATCGCGGTATCTCCTTGGCTGCGGCGATAATCGGCCGGCAAACGATCGCATGGTCGTCGTCGCGCTGATGATGGAAAATCGAAGCTATGACCATATGATGGGCGCGCGCAGCCTGCTCGAAGGCAAGCCCGGTGATGGCATCACGGCTGGCATGACCAACCCCTCGGCGAGCGACGAAGTGGTGCCGCTGTACGCACCCGACTTGACCGAGTTGTGCGTGGTCGACCCGCCGCATGGTTGGGACTCATGCCACGCCCAGTGGAACGGCGGCCTCAATGACGGCTTTCTGCGCGAGCACCAAGCGCGTCATCCAGGCGACCTCAGCGCCATGCAGTACCTGGCGCGCAACGAGCAGCCTATCAGCTGGGCGCTCGCGGACGGCGGCGCGTCTTGTGACCGTTGGTTTTCCTCGGTGATGGGGCCTACCTGGCCAAATCGCTGGCACTGGCTCGCTGGCACGTCCCACGGCGTCAAGTCGAACGCCATGCCACAGATCGATGGCGATGCCCGAACCGTATTTCATCAGCTCGGCGACGTAGGGATTGAGGCGCGTCTGTATTATGGCGACGTTCCGTTTTTTCCCTTGCTCGGCAACGGCGTGGGCAGCACGCTCGACTTGTCGTCGCTGCTTCGCCCCATTAGTGAATTTTTTGCCGATGCCGCGGCAGGGCAATTGCCGCCCGTGGTCTACATCGATCCGCCGTTTTCGTTCGCCGATGATCACCCGCCGCACCACCCGATGTTGGGCCAGCAATACATCGAGAGCATCTACCTGGCCTTGGCCAACTCGCCGCATGCGCGCAATTTCTTGCTGGTCACCACGTACGACGAACACGGCGGATTTTTTGATCACGTGCCCCCGCCAACCACCGTCGATGATTGGGCTGCCGAGGGCTTTGATCAGCTAGGCTTTCGCGTGCCTGGGTTGCTCGCAGGCTCGTACGTGAAGCCCGGCTACTTGTCATCGGTGGTGCGCGACCACACGTCCATGTTGCGCCATCTCTCGCTGACCTTTGGCCTCGGCGACCTCACCACGCGCGCGGCCGCGGCGGAGCCGCTCGTCGACTGCATCGATGTGGATCGATGGGAGGCGCATGATCCCTTGCCGCCGCTCGACTTGCCGAGCCTAAACATCGAGGATTGGATGATCGACGAGGTGTGCGGCAACGCGTCGGCCAGGCGTGTGCACGACGTCTTGCGGGCGGCGGATGCGCACCCCGAATTGGTCGGCCGCTGGGACAAACGCCACGAACGACGCCAAATCGCGCGCGATATTCGCGCCCAGGTGGCCCGCCTGCGCGGCCGCGTTAAGCAGTTCGCGGTGCCGTAA
- a CDS encoding FadR family transcriptional regulator, with amino-acid sequence MSFRRKADIVAHELIHAIVRGDVAVGGILPKEEQLAITFGVNRQVVREAMKTLEVNNLVRPIKRRGTEVMDPLSSSSPGVLAAMLAPAPNRIDIELLGSLLETQAIVESEMYLLAAQRGTEADFRAIEKMLPVLAGCKTVAETQLAYPAFYRTVAKASKNRIFEVLGLWNAEVIGALIEVLAVSRPNNAEFAMGLTQLIEMIKKRKGAEAKQMVLAYYQWYVPRVLAAAKLASNNLPEFTGLSLGKSAIKTTAAAAKPKRGSAAAAPRKVTATASRRPKR; translated from the coding sequence ATGTCATTCCGTCGCAAGGCTGATATTGTCGCGCATGAGCTGATCCACGCCATCGTGCGCGGGGACGTTGCGGTTGGCGGGATCCTCCCCAAGGAGGAACAATTGGCCATTACCTTCGGCGTTAATCGCCAGGTCGTGCGCGAAGCCATGAAGACGCTCGAGGTCAACAACCTCGTACGCCCGATCAAACGGCGCGGCACCGAGGTCATGGACCCGCTGAGTTCGTCGAGCCCAGGCGTCTTGGCCGCCATGCTGGCGCCCGCGCCCAACCGCATCGATATCGAGCTGCTCGGGTCGCTCCTTGAGACCCAGGCGATCGTCGAGTCGGAGATGTACCTGCTCGCGGCCCAGCGCGGCACCGAGGCCGATTTTCGTGCGATCGAAAAGATGTTGCCAGTGCTCGCCGGGTGCAAGACCGTCGCAGAGACGCAGCTGGCGTATCCCGCCTTCTATCGCACGGTCGCCAAGGCCAGCAAGAACCGCATCTTTGAGGTGCTGGGGCTGTGGAACGCCGAAGTCATCGGCGCGCTGATTGAAGTCCTCGCGGTGTCGCGGCCCAATAATGCCGAGTTTGCGATGGGCCTCACCCAGCTCATTGAGATGATCAAGAAGCGCAAGGGCGCCGAGGCCAAGCAGATGGTGCTGGCGTACTATCAGTGGTACGTGCCACGGGTGCTCGCGGCGGCCAAGTTGGCCTCCAACAACCTGCCTGAGTTTACCGGGCTCTCGCTCGGCAAGTCCGCTATCAAGACGACGGCGGCCGCGGCCAAGCCCAAGCGTGGGAGTGCCGCCGCGGCCCCGCGCAAGGTTACGGCAACGGCGTCGCGTCGCCCAAAGCGGTAA
- a CDS encoding biotin--[acetyl-CoA-carboxylase] ligase, with translation MSAASRAPWLGLRTIELATCESTNDEAARLAANGAAHGTVVTALRQARGRGRQGRVWQAPASEGVFWSCVLRPALAPAAAAGLTLAAGVAACEAVRACGVAATLKWPNDVVVVDAGVVAKLGGILTESVTRGSALEYVVVGIGLNVTNAPVVEGARTTSIHQAGGRGSRAEVVARLRGSLEQWLDRYLEEGMAAISPTWQAMAERRCELRVGTGQAARVAELVGLADDGALMVAIDGVTTTIRAGEVELGRVTALGDATPLP, from the coding sequence ATGTCGGCGGCCTCGCGCGCGCCTTGGCTTGGGCTTCGCACGATCGAGCTGGCGACGTGCGAATCAACCAACGATGAAGCCGCTCGGCTGGCGGCGAACGGCGCGGCGCACGGCACGGTGGTGACGGCGTTGCGGCAAGCCCGCGGTCGCGGGCGCCAGGGCAGGGTATGGCAGGCGCCCGCCAGCGAGGGCGTGTTCTGGTCGTGCGTGTTGCGACCGGCACTCGCCCCGGCCGCCGCAGCGGGGCTAACGTTGGCGGCCGGCGTGGCGGCGTGTGAGGCGGTTCGCGCCTGTGGCGTGGCCGCAACGCTGAAGTGGCCCAACGACGTCGTGGTCGTCGATGCGGGCGTTGTCGCCAAGCTAGGCGGCATTCTCACTGAATCGGTGACCCGAGGCAGCGCGCTCGAATATGTCGTGGTCGGCATTGGCCTCAATGTCACGAACGCACCGGTGGTGGAGGGGGCACGCACGACCAGTATTCACCAGGCAGGTGGCCGGGGGAGTCGGGCCGAGGTCGTGGCGCGGCTTAGGGGCTCGCTCGAGCAGTGGCTTGATCGTTATCTCGAGGAGGGAATGGCCGCCATCTCGCCAACGTGGCAGGCGATGGCTGAACGGCGGTGTGAATTGCGGGTGGGCACCGGGCAGGCCGCGCGGGTTGCCGAGCTAGTTGGGTTGGCCGACGACGGTGCGCTGATGGTTGCCATCGATGGTGTGACGACGACCATCCGCGCCGGTGAGGTCGAACTCGGCCGGGTTACCGCTTTGGGCGACGCGACGCCGTTGCCGTAA
- the nadC gene encoding carboxylating nicotinate-nucleotide diphosphorylase has protein sequence MVIAHGLAALPAVQRLVELAIDEDLGRGDVTSAATVGASEQAATAHLVARQPLTFFGADLVAYVFSRIDPSLHVTLHVADGARLSRGDKVATIVGGARGILEAERTALNFAQRLSGVATSASAYAAAVAGTASRVVDTRKTTPGYRALEKAAVVAGGCGNHRADLGSGILIKDNHIAACGGVTAALSKAKAHAPHTLRIEIEVDSLAMLDEALACGVDTVLLDNFSPDMVRQAVPRCRQAGVRVEVSGGVTLASVRDFAEAGADYISVGALTHSAAAVDLALDFA, from the coding sequence ATGGTAATTGCACACGGGCTCGCCGCCTTGCCGGCGGTGCAGCGCTTGGTCGAGCTGGCAATCGACGAAGACCTCGGGCGCGGCGATGTCACCTCGGCCGCGACCGTCGGCGCCAGCGAGCAGGCCGCGACGGCGCATCTCGTGGCGCGGCAACCCCTTACATTTTTTGGCGCGGACTTGGTGGCGTACGTCTTTTCGCGCATCGATCCGTCGTTGCACGTGACGCTGCATGTCGCGGACGGCGCTCGGCTAAGCCGCGGCGACAAGGTCGCAACCATCGTCGGCGGCGCGCGCGGCATCCTTGAGGCCGAGCGCACCGCGCTCAATTTTGCGCAACGGCTCTCCGGCGTGGCCACCAGCGCCAGCGCTTATGCCGCGGCGGTGGCGGGCACGGCGTCGCGCGTCGTCGACACCCGCAAGACGACCCCAGGCTATCGCGCGCTCGAAAAAGCCGCCGTGGTCGCCGGCGGCTGCGGCAATCATCGTGCCGATTTGGGATCGGGCATCCTCATCAAAGACAATCATATCGCGGCGTGCGGCGGCGTAACGGCGGCGCTTAGCAAGGCCAAGGCGCACGCGCCGCATACGCTGCGGATCGAGATCGAGGTTGATTCGCTAGCGATGTTGGATGAGGCGCTGGCATGCGGCGTCGACACCGTGTTGCTCGACAATTTTTCGCCGGACATGGTACGGCAAGCGGTGCCGCGGTGCCGTCAGGCTGGCGTGCGCGTCGAGGTGTCGGGCGGCGTGACGCTCGCCTCGGTGCGAGACTTTGCCGAGGCGGGTGCGGATTATATTTCGGTTGGCGCGCTGACGCACTCGGCGGCGGCGGTCGATCTAGCGCTGGATTTTGCGTAG
- a CDS encoding CPBP family intramembrane metalloprotease: MTFVVMLMLVRINVQIPAVGHLGSAGIALWFLLVPDVIAARHGLTLFDWGLHLHGLRSALGWSAVYAAVITPIFIVAFVGFYEVVCQAPGLAELAPRGMCGAYLGIDGAHWPVLPDRFGEFVLVQLLVVALPEELFFRGMMLGLLGTSPAGAGVPVAAPPRLSRTVAGVPLDRAIWLSSLMFALVHLPKDGDPRALATFFPALAFAWLRVKTGSLVAPILAHAYSNILVRLLELSLLR; the protein is encoded by the coding sequence GTGACCTTCGTGGTCATGCTGATGCTGGTGCGGATCAATGTGCAGATTCCTGCGGTGGGGCATCTCGGCAGCGCCGGCATCGCCTTATGGTTTTTGTTGGTGCCGGACGTTATCGCCGCACGCCACGGGCTGACGCTGTTTGATTGGGGGCTGCACCTACACGGCCTACGGTCCGCGCTGGGTTGGAGCGCCGTTTATGCCGCCGTCATCACGCCGATCTTCATCGTCGCGTTTGTCGGGTTTTACGAAGTCGTGTGCCAGGCGCCGGGCCTGGCCGAGCTTGCGCCGCGCGGCATGTGCGGGGCCTATCTTGGCATCGACGGCGCACATTGGCCCGTGCTGCCTGATCGCTTCGGCGAGTTTGTCTTGGTGCAGCTCTTGGTGGTTGCCCTCCCCGAAGAGTTGTTTTTTCGCGGCATGATGTTGGGGCTGCTCGGCACGTCGCCAGCGGGTGCGGGCGTGCCAGTGGCAGCGCCGCCGCGTTTGTCGCGGACGGTGGCCGGCGTCCCCTTGGACCGCGCCATCTGGCTGTCGTCGCTCATGTTCGCGTTGGTGCATTTGCCCAAGGACGGCGATCCACGCGCGCTGGCGACGTTTTTCCCGGCGTTGGCATTTGCCTGGCTGCGGGTGAAAACCGGTAGCCTGGTGGCGCCCATCTTGGCGCATGCGTATTCGAACATTCTGGTGCGCCTGCTTGAGCTATCCTTGCTGCGTTGA
- a CDS encoding class I fructose-bisphosphate aldolase: MSRSVDQIRTLLGSHEGLLDHQCKTIDKAALHLPGPRYIDEVLVQSDRPPRVLVSLQHMFNTGRLGGTGYLSILPVDQGIEHSAAASFAPNLPMFDPESVVQLAYEGGCNAVASTFGGLGIIARKWAHRIPLIVKINHNELLSYPNTHDQTMYGRVRQCYDMGALGVGATVYWGSSESRRQLLEVAEAFAEAKSLGMFTVLWCYVRNNAFKTAQADHNVSADLEGQANHLGVTISADIIKQKLPEGNGGYNDPALKGFGKTHKSVYSDLTSSHVIDQTRYQVANCYMGRIGLINSGGASGTNDLQDAVATAVINKRAGGMGLISGRKAFQRPLRSGVELLNAIQDVYLCRDVTIA, encoded by the coding sequence ATGTCACGTTCTGTCGACCAAATCCGCACCTTGCTGGGCAGCCACGAGGGCCTGCTCGATCACCAGTGCAAGACCATAGATAAGGCCGCGCTTCACCTGCCAGGCCCCCGCTACATCGATGAGGTTTTGGTGCAAAGCGACCGTCCACCGCGTGTGCTGGTGTCGCTGCAACATATGTTCAACACCGGACGCCTAGGCGGCACCGGCTATCTATCGATCTTGCCGGTCGATCAAGGCATCGAGCACTCCGCGGCCGCCTCGTTCGCGCCCAATCTGCCGATGTTTGATCCCGAGAGCGTCGTGCAACTTGCGTATGAAGGTGGCTGCAACGCGGTGGCGTCGACGTTCGGCGGGCTTGGCATTATTGCGCGCAAATGGGCGCATCGCATTCCGCTGATCGTCAAGATCAACCACAACGAGCTGCTCTCGTATCCAAACACGCACGACCAGACGATGTATGGCCGCGTGCGCCAGTGCTACGACATGGGCGCGCTGGGCGTTGGCGCCACGGTCTACTGGGGATCGAGCGAATCGCGCCGCCAGTTGCTCGAGGTCGCTGAGGCCTTTGCCGAGGCAAAATCGCTTGGCATGTTCACCGTGCTTTGGTGTTACGTGCGCAACAACGCTTTTAAGACGGCGCAAGCAGATCACAACGTATCGGCCGACCTTGAAGGCCAGGCCAATCACCTCGGCGTGACGATTTCGGCGGATATCATCAAGCAGAAGCTGCCCGAGGGCAACGGCGGGTACAACGACCCTGCGCTTAAGGGCTTTGGCAAGACGCACAAGAGCGTGTACAGCGACCTTACAAGCTCCCATGTGATCGACCAGACGCGCTATCAAGTCGCCAACTGCTACATGGGGCGCATCGGCCTCATTAACAGTGGCGGCGCCTCGGGCACCAATGACCTGCAAGATGCCGTCGCAACCGCGGTGATCAATAAGCGCGCCGGCGGCATGGGCCTAATTTCTGGGCGCAAGGCATTTCAGCGGCCGCTGCGGTCAGGCGTCGAGCTGCTCAACGCGATCCAGGACGTCTATTTGTGTCGAGATGTTACGATTGCTTAG
- the dnaG gene encoding DNA primase, producing MIAEIRAKSDIVAIIGQHVQLRKAGRSFKGLCPFHGERSPSFHVTPDKGFFYCFGCHKKGDAFTFLMEFLGKSFHEAAEQLAALTGVTLPASNDVGGAPQKSQRAGMLELNRLATQVFVEALADARATAARAYLASRGTNEEIAQKFALGYAPNQWTYLVDKLAAAGAAMPLATELGLVGTRERGGHYDRFRERLMCPVIVPGGDVVGFSGRFIGKADADASQPPPAKYINSPESSVYKKSRLLFGLGQAREGIASKKRALVVEGNFDVISLHQAGFVETVAPLGTALTAEQVTALHRITDEIIICYDGDNAGRKATMSAIATCVEADVAIRVVRMPDGMDPDALVRQAGPTALAGLVDKAQAGIEYFALELWAQSGGTADGNAAAIDQAAALIARVTNLTKRDLIIGTIATALRVPSGVIERAVRRASAPQFTPSQPGPRAAPNAPEIGLPNTEELELFALLSDHSPLVGSLIANEAVSLLTDPRLRDMYSQLQAGQRVEDVAQALLPPMSVAVVLSGKYRQEAAPEHRLGLMASALKQRYKTSEATRLQARLVEAQRQGQHALVRELAEQIVSLRKQVD from the coding sequence GTGATTGCCGAGATACGCGCCAAGAGCGATATCGTCGCGATCATCGGCCAGCACGTGCAGCTGCGCAAGGCGGGCCGCAGCTTCAAGGGCCTGTGTCCCTTCCACGGCGAGCGCTCGCCGTCGTTTCACGTCACGCCCGACAAGGGGTTCTTTTACTGCTTTGGCTGTCACAAAAAAGGTGATGCCTTTACCTTTCTCATGGAGTTTCTTGGCAAGTCCTTTCACGAGGCCGCCGAGCAGCTTGCGGCCTTGACGGGCGTGACGCTGCCTGCCAGCAACGACGTCGGCGGCGCCCCGCAAAAATCGCAACGCGCGGGCATGCTCGAGCTCAATCGCCTGGCCACGCAAGTGTTCGTCGAAGCCCTCGCCGACGCGCGCGCCACCGCGGCACGAGCCTATCTGGCCTCGCGTGGCACGAACGAAGAGATCGCGCAAAAATTCGCGCTTGGGTATGCACCCAATCAGTGGACCTATCTTGTCGACAAGCTCGCGGCCGCAGGCGCGGCCATGCCGCTGGCGACGGAGCTCGGGCTCGTGGGCACGCGCGAGCGAGGCGGCCACTATGACCGCTTTCGCGAGCGCCTGATGTGCCCGGTGATCGTGCCGGGGGGCGACGTCGTTGGATTTTCGGGTCGCTTTATTGGCAAGGCGGACGCCGATGCCTCGCAGCCGCCGCCCGCCAAGTATATCAACAGCCCCGAAAGCAGCGTCTACAAAAAGTCGCGACTCCTCTTTGGGCTTGGGCAGGCGCGCGAAGGCATCGCGAGCAAAAAGCGTGCGCTGGTGGTCGAGGGCAACTTCGACGTGATCAGCCTGCACCAGGCCGGCTTCGTCGAGACCGTCGCGCCGCTTGGCACGGCGCTGACGGCCGAGCAGGTAACCGCGCTACATCGCATTACCGATGAAATCATTATTTGCTATGACGGCGACAACGCGGGCCGCAAGGCGACCATGTCGGCCATCGCGACCTGCGTCGAGGCCGACGTCGCCATACGAGTTGTACGGATGCCGGACGGGATGGATCCCGACGCCTTGGTGCGCCAGGCGGGACCGACGGCGCTGGCAGGCCTCGTCGACAAGGCGCAGGCCGGGATTGAATACTTCGCCCTGGAGCTGTGGGCGCAAAGTGGCGGCACCGCCGACGGCAACGCGGCGGCGATCGACCAGGCCGCAGCGCTCATTGCGCGCGTCACCAACCTCACCAAGCGCGACCTAATTATCGGCACGATTGCGACCGCGCTGCGGGTGCCCTCGGGCGTTATCGAGCGCGCGGTGCGGCGCGCCTCGGCACCGCAATTTACGCCGAGCCAGCCTGGCCCACGGGCGGCTCCAAATGCGCCCGAGATCGGCCTGCCAAATACCGAAGAACTTGAGCTTTTCGCGTTACTTAGCGACCATTCGCCCCTCGTGGGGTCATTAATTGCGAATGAGGCCGTTTCGCTCTTGACGGACCCGCGGCTTCGCGACATGTATTCGCAGTTGCAGGCGGGTCAGCGCGTCGAAGACGTGGCCCAAGCCCTCCTTCCTCCCATGAGCGTCGCCGTTGTGTTATCCGGGAAATACCGCCAAGAGGCCGCGCCCGAGCACCGGCTAGGGCTTATGGCATCTGCGCTCAAGCAGCGCTACAAGACGAGTGAAGCGACGCGGCTCCAGGCGCGTCTGGTAGAAGCGCAGCGCCAAGGGCAACACGCCTTGGTGCGCGAATTGGCAGAACAAATCGTGTCGCTCCGAAAGCAGGTTGATTAA
- the rpoD gene encoding RNA polymerase sigma factor RpoD — protein sequence MAKAKAKAKPPAKNAKAGKAASKPAGKPSKVAAKVDKTPAKSAKPGAPKAGLPAKAPAPAVKAKAPAKVAMAPAIKPAKGQKALAPIGKGKKAATKPARDENDFEFDGAPEPDFDADLDEDVGKPKKRNAAREAEEAAMAAEQKGGKVKAGPTDASQNKLIELGKTKGFVTYDEVNDHMPDDLVGQDQIENWLSALGDQGIEVVEAAGGRRADVDAAKPLDLDKEREEGEAETEEDENAAARTSDPVRMYLRKMGSVSLLTREGEVEIAKRIEDGERRMLQAVLNSSLAVEELIEIGERLRRGKIRVKDVIKDIDEDEAEFNEQFYVERVCKVIDKVKRLQKECEKVYERLEEKGLTEGKKKKCKEELDGLHAEMFDALSDLRLSKPTVDAIVLQLENLKIKVDKAMVEVEECERRVGMDAAEIRKSLREMKASPEKARAIGKKTLLTVADFEEMEETIKSAQRKISQIEEEARTNATDLRVTYRDLSEGKYMAEKAKSELVEANLRLVVSIAKKYTNRGLQFLDLIQEGNIGLMKAVDKFEYKRGYKFSTYATWWIRQAITRAIADQARTIRIPVHMIETINKLVRTTRYLLQELGREPTPEEIAERMELPLDKVRKVLKIAKEPISLETPIGEEEDSHLGDFIEDKSIISPSEAVISVNLAEQTRKVLATLTPREEKVLRMRFGIGEKSDHTLEEVGQDFEVTRERIRQIEAKALRKLRHPSRSKRLKAFVEG from the coding sequence ATGGCAAAAGCAAAGGCAAAGGCAAAACCACCCGCGAAGAACGCGAAGGCCGGCAAAGCCGCGAGCAAACCCGCGGGCAAGCCCAGCAAGGTGGCCGCCAAGGTCGACAAAACCCCTGCCAAGAGTGCCAAGCCGGGCGCGCCAAAAGCCGGCCTCCCCGCCAAAGCGCCTGCGCCCGCAGTGAAAGCCAAGGCACCCGCGAAGGTCGCCATGGCGCCCGCTATCAAACCAGCCAAAGGGCAAAAGGCGCTAGCCCCGATCGGCAAGGGCAAAAAAGCCGCGACCAAGCCCGCCCGCGATGAAAACGATTTCGAATTCGACGGCGCACCCGAGCCCGATTTTGACGCGGATCTCGACGAAGACGTTGGCAAGCCGAAAAAGCGAAATGCCGCGCGCGAAGCCGAAGAGGCGGCGATGGCCGCCGAGCAAAAAGGCGGCAAGGTCAAGGCGGGTCCAACCGACGCCAGCCAAAACAAGCTGATCGAACTCGGCAAGACCAAGGGCTTTGTCACCTATGACGAAGTCAACGACCACATGCCCGACGATCTCGTCGGCCAAGATCAAATCGAAAACTGGCTCTCGGCCCTGGGCGACCAAGGCATCGAGGTGGTCGAAGCCGCTGGCGGCCGCCGCGCCGATGTCGATGCCGCCAAGCCGCTCGACCTCGACAAAGAGCGCGAAGAAGGCGAAGCCGAAACCGAAGAAGACGAAAACGCGGCCGCGCGTACCAGCGACCCCGTGCGCATGTACCTGCGCAAGATGGGCTCGGTCTCGCTGCTCACCCGCGAAGGCGAAGTCGAAATCGCCAAGCGCATTGAAGATGGCGAGCGCCGCATGCTGCAAGCGGTGCTCAATTCCTCGCTCGCGGTGGAAGAGCTCATCGAAATTGGCGAGCGCCTGCGCCGCGGCAAGATTCGCGTCAAAGACGTCATCAAAGACATCGACGAAGACGAGGCCGAGTTCAACGAGCAGTTCTACGTCGAGCGCGTGTGCAAGGTCATCGACAAGGTCAAGCGCCTGCAAAAAGAGTGCGAGAAAGTTTACGAGCGCCTCGAAGAAAAAGGCCTTACCGAAGGCAAAAAGAAAAAGTGCAAGGAAGAGCTCGACGGCCTGCACGCCGAGATGTTCGACGCGCTGTCGGACCTGCGCCTCTCCAAGCCGACGGTTGATGCCATCGTGCTGCAGCTCGAGAACCTCAAGATCAAGGTCGACAAGGCCATGGTCGAGGTTGAAGAGTGCGAGCGCCGCGTTGGCATGGATGCCGCCGAAATCCGCAAGTCCCTGCGCGAGATGAAGGCCAGCCCAGAGAAGGCGCGCGCGATTGGCAAGAAGACCCTGCTGACCGTCGCCGACTTCGAGGAGATGGAAGAGACCATCAAGAGCGCGCAGCGCAAGATTTCGCAGATCGAGGAAGAGGCGCGCACCAACGCCACCGATTTGCGCGTCACGTACCGCGACCTATCCGAAGGCAAGTACATGGCCGAGAAGGCCAAGAGCGAGCTGGTCGAGGCCAACCTTCGCCTCGTGGTGTCCATTGCCAAGAAATACACCAACCGCGGCCTGCAGTTCTTGGACCTCATCCAAGAGGGCAACATCGGCCTGATGAAGGCCGTCGACAAGTTCGAATACAAGCGCGGCTATAAATTCTCGACGTATGCCACGTGGTGGATTCGCCAGGCGATTACGCGGGCGATTGCCGACCAGGCGCGCACCATCCGGATCCCGGTGCACATGATCGAGACGATCAACAAGCTGGTGCGCACCACGCGCTACTTGTTGCAAGAGCTCGGCCGCGAGCCGACGCCGGAAGAGATTGCCGAGCGCATGGAGTTGCCGCTCGACAAGGTGCGCAAGGTGCTCAAGATTGCCAAGGAGCCCATCTCGCTCGAAACGCCAATTGGCGAAGAGGAAGACTCGCATCTCGGCGACTTCATCGAGGACAAGAGCATCATCTCGCCCAGCGAGGCTGTGATCTCGGTGAACCTCGCCGAACAAACCCGCAAGGTGCTCGCGACGTTGACGCCGCGCGAAGAGAAAGTGCTGCGGATGCGCTTTGGCATCGGCGAGAAGAGCGACCATACGCTCGAAGAAGTCGGGCAGGACTTTGAAGTCACCCGCGAACGCATCCGCCAAATCGAAGCCAAAGCACTCCGCAAGCTTCGACATCCGTCGCGTTCAAAGCGCCTCAAAGCCTTCGTCGAGGGTTGA